In a single window of the Candidatus Methylomirabilota bacterium genome:
- a CDS encoding ABC transporter ATP-binding protein, with protein MLTVSGLTKRFGGFTALNGVSFEVREGEILGLIGPNGSGKTTLFNCVSGALPPTAGSVRLRGEEIGGLTPDKICHRGIARTFQIPRPFRKLSILENVSVAAHYGTNQPNTEAQARVRAREMLELVGLPTDPEVATTSLGAGGLKKLELARALATGPRLLLADESLGGLDPSEMHDAAELLKRIRRDLGITIVWVEHIMATLMRVVDRIVVLDHGEKIAEGPPLEIAEHPQVIEAYLGEKVVLT; from the coding sequence ATGCTGACGGTCTCCGGGCTCACGAAGCGGTTCGGTGGCTTTACGGCGCTCAACGGGGTGTCGTTCGAGGTGCGGGAGGGCGAGATCCTCGGACTGATCGGGCCCAATGGCTCCGGAAAGACGACGCTGTTCAATTGCGTGTCGGGTGCGCTGCCGCCCACGGCCGGTTCCGTCCGCCTCCGCGGGGAAGAGATCGGGGGGCTCACCCCCGACAAGATCTGCCATCGAGGCATAGCCCGGACCTTTCAGATCCCCCGGCCGTTCCGCAAGCTCTCCATCCTCGAGAACGTCTCCGTGGCCGCCCACTACGGAACCAACCAGCCCAACACGGAGGCGCAGGCCCGGGTCCGGGCGCGCGAGATGCTGGAGCTGGTGGGGCTGCCCACGGACCCCGAGGTGGCCACCACCTCGCTCGGCGCCGGCGGGTTGAAGAAGCTCGAGCTGGCGCGAGCGCTGGCCACCGGCCCCCGCCTGCTCCTGGCCGACGAGAGCCTGGGCGGGCTCGATCCGTCGGAGATGCACGACGCCGCCGAGCTGCTCAAGCGCATCCGCCGCGACCTCGGGATCACCATCGTCTGGGTCGAGCACATCATGGCGACCCTGATGCGGGTGGTGGACCGCATCGTGGTGCTCGACCACGGCGAGAAGATCGCCGAGGGGCCGCCCCTCGAGATCGCCGAGCACCCGCAGGTCATCGAAGCCTATCTGGGCGAGAAGGTGGTGCTCACGTGA